A window of the Lolium perenne isolate Kyuss_39 chromosome 7, Kyuss_2.0, whole genome shotgun sequence genome harbors these coding sequences:
- the LOC127317917 gene encoding putative leucine-rich repeat receptor-like serine/threonine-protein kinase At2g24130, with the protein MAKLLAIPIIVIIHVGLIVPIAVSAAMAAGAAPVADDRFALLAFLSDVSADPGGALTDWGHSPGFCNWTGVACGRGPAGRRRVTQLVLSGHGIGGVISPALGRMSFLTVLDLSSNGFAGEIPLELAALSRLTQLSLTNNLLEGAIPAGIGLLRELYYFDLSGNRLSGGIPETLFCNCSALQYMDLANNSLTGHIPYAGECRLPSLRFLLLWSNDLSGPIPPALSKSPKLEWVDFESNYLAGELPSQVFDRLPRLQYLYLSYNNLSSHDGNTNLDPFFRSLSNCTRLQELELAGNGLGGRLPPFIGDLSRRFRQIHLEDNSISGSIPPNISGLVNLTYLNLSNNLLNGSIPPDLSRMRRLERLYLSNNLLSGEIPGSIGELPHLGLLDLSGNRLSGAIPDTFSNLTQLRRLMLHHNRLAGAIPPSLGDCQNLEIVDLSYNVLQGEIPAHVAAMDSLKIYLNLSNNHLEGPLPIELSKMDMILALDLSFNELAGAIPSQLGGCVALEYLNLSSNKLRGALPTAVAALPFLEVIDVSRNGLSGALPESLQVSTSLRDADFSYNNFSGVVPQAGVLANLSAAAFRGNPRLCGAGNVVGIAVCGARRADRRRVMLPAVVGIIAAVCVMLLCAAWCRSMAKEKATRQSTWLVSGQEQAEREHPRISYRELSEATGGFAESNVIGAGRFGRVYDGTLRGGVRVAVKVLIEPKGSGDGEVSVSFRRECEALRRTRHKNLIRVITTCSTANFNALVLPLMPHGSLEAHLYPHDDVGGRLGFDQLVSIVSDVAEGMAYLHHYAAARVVHCDLKPSNVLLDDGMRAVVSDFGISRLVAGVDGDASSTSSISTGLLQGSVGYMAPEYGLGGRPSVRGDVYSFGVMLLELLTGKRPTDVIFSEGLTLHDWVRRHYPHDLAGAVAHAPWRRDVVDDTVQVADMAVVQLIELGLACTQYSPALRPSMADACHEITLIKEGLAKHGGGADAADDDGGRSFSTTKDSLFSNSS; encoded by the exons ATGGCCAAGTTGCTCGCCATCCCAATCATCGTCATCATCCATGTCGGCCTCATCGTGCCGATCGCTGTCTCCGCCGCCATGGCAGCAGGAGCTGCGCCAGTGGCCGACGACCGGTTCGCGCTTCTCGCTTTCTTGTCAGATGTCTCGGCGGACCCCGGCGGCGCCCTCACCGACTGGGGCCACTCGCCGGGGTTCTGCAACTGGACCGGCGTCGCGTGTGGCCGTGGCCCGGCGGGCAGGCGGCGAGTCACGCAGCTTGTCCTCAGCGGCCACGGGATCGGCGGCGTCATCTCGCCGGCTCTGGGGCGGATGTCTTTCCTCACTGTTCTTGATCTGTCGAGCAACGGTTTCGCCGGGGAGATCCCCTTGGAGCTGGCCGCGCTGTCCAGGCTGACACAGCTGAGCCTGACAAACAATCTCCTCGAGGGCGCGATCCCCGCCGGCATCGGGCTCCTCCGGGAGCTCTACTACTTCGATCTAAGCGGCAATCGGCTCTCCGGCGGGATTCCGGAGACGCTCTTCTGCAATTGCTCCGCCTTGCAGTACATGGACCTCGCCAACAACTCCCTCACCGGCCACATCCCCTACGCCGGCGAGTGCCGCCTCCCCAGCCtccgcttcctcctcctctggTCCAACGACCTGTCCGGCCCGATCCCACCGGCGCTGTCAAAGTCTCCGAAGCTCGAGTGGGTCGACTTTGAGTCCAATTACCTCGCCGGCGAGCTGCCGTCGCAGGTGTTCGACAGGTTGCCGCGGCTGCAGTACCTCTATCTCTCTTACAACAACCTATCCAGCCACGACGGCAACACCAATCTCGATCCCTTCTTCCGCTCCCTGAGCAACTGCACTCGCCTCCAGGAGCTCGAGCTTGCCGGGAATGGCCTGGGGGGCAGGCTGCCTCCGTTCATCGGCGACCTCTCACGCCGTTTCCGGCAGATCCACCTCGAGGACAACTCCATCTCCGGCTCCATACCTCCCAACATCTCCGGCCTCGTCAATCTCACCTACCTCAACCTCTCCAACAATCTGCTCAACGGCTCAATCCCGCCGGACTTATCGCGCATGCGGCGCCTCGAGCGGCTGTACCTCTCCAACAACCTTCTGTCCGGCGAGATCCCCGGGTCCATCGGCGAGCTGCCGCACCTGGGCCTCCTCGACCTCTCCGGCAATCGCCTCTCCGGCGCCATCCCAGACACGTTCTCCAACCTCACGCAGCTCAGGAGGCTGATGCTGCACCACAATCGCCTCGCTGGCGCTATCCCCCCGAGCCTCGGCGACTGCCAGAACCTCGAAATAGTTGACCTCTCCTACAATGTCCTCCAAGGTGAGATCCCCGCGCACGTGGCCGCCATGGACAGTCTCAAGATTTACCTCAACCtctccaacaaccaccttgaggggCCTCTCCCTATCGAGCTCAGCAAGATGGACATGATCCTCGCGCTCGACCTGTCGTTCAACGAGCTGGCCGGCGCGATCCCGTCGCAGCTCGGCGGCTGCGTCGCGCTCGAGTACCTCAACCTCTCGAGCAACAAGCTGCGGGGCGCGCTCCCAACGGCCGTGGCGGCGCTGCCGTTTCTGGAGGTGATCGACGTGTCGCGAAACGGCCTCTCGGGTGCGCTGCCCGAGTCCCTGCAGGTGTCAACCTCGCTCAGGGATGCGGACTTCTCGTACAACAACTTCTCCGGTGTGGTGCCCCAGGCCGGCGTGCTCGCGAACCTGTCCGCGGCGGCGTTCCGAGGCAACCCCAGGCTCTGCGGTGCTGGGAATGTCGTAGGCATTGCGGTGTGCGGTGCAAGACGTGCGGATCGACGGCGTGTGATGCTCCCCGCCGTGGTAGGCATCATCGCGGCCGTGTGCGTCATGCTGCTCTGCGCCGCCTGGTGCCGGTCGATGGCGAAAGAGAAAGCGACGCGGCAGTCCACGTGGCTCGTCAGCGGCCAGGAGCAGGCGGAGAGGGAGCACCCGAGGATATCGTACCGGGAGCTCTCGGAGGCCACGGGCGGCTTCGCCGAGTCGAACGTGATCGGCGCGGGGCGCTTCGGGCGCGTCTACGATGGGACGCTCCGCGGCGGCGTCCGTGTCGCCGTGAAGGTGCTCATAGAACCGAAGGGGAGCGGGGACGGCGAGGTCTCCGTCAGCTTCAGGCGCGAGTGCGAGGCGCTCCGGCGGACGCGGCACAAGAACCTCATCAGGGTGATCACCACCTGCAGCACCGCCAACTTCAACGCGCTCGTGCTGCCGCTCATGCCGCACGGCAGCCTCGAGGCACATCTCTACCCGCATGACGACGTCGGCGGCCGGCTAGGATTCGACCAGCTCGTGAGCATCGTGAGCGACGTGGCCGAGGGGATGGCGTATCTGCACCACTACGCGGCGGCGAGGGTCGTGCACTGCGACCTCAAGCCGAGCAACGTCCTCCTCGACGACGGGATGCGCGCCGTGGTCTCGGACTTCGGCATCTCGCGGCTCGTCGCCGGCGTCGACGGAGACGCCAGTAGCACGAGCTCCATCAGCACCGGACTGTTGCAAGGTTCAGTTGGCTACATGGCACCTG AGTATGGATTAGGAGGTCGTCCATCGGTGCGTGGCGACGTGTACAGCTTCGGCGTGATGCTGCTGGAGCTGCTCACCGGGAAGCGGCCGACGGACGTCATCTTCAGCGAGGGACTCACGCTGCACGACTGGGTCAGGCGGCACTACCCGCACGACCTCGCCGGCGCCGTCGCCCACGCGCCCTGGCGGCGGGACGTCGTGGACGACACGGTACAGGTGGCCGACATGGCCGTTGTGCAGCTGATCGAGCTCGGTCTCGCCTGCACGCAGTACTCGCCGGCGCTGCGGCCCAGCATGGCGGACGCCTGCCACGAGATCACCTTGATCAAGGAGGGCCTCGCCAAGCACGGCGGCGGCGCCGACGCTGCCGACGACGACGGTGGACGGTCATTCTCGACAACCAAGGATTCGCTGTTCTCCAACTCCAGTTAA